One region of Pelorhabdus rhamnosifermentans genomic DNA includes:
- a CDS encoding efflux RND transporter permease subunit produces the protein MSKFFIDRPIFAIVLSVIITLVGLIAAFNVPIDRYPQITPPHVSVDANYRGANSQIVERTVAQVLEQQVNGVENMVSMLSTSADSGSYQLDVQFELGKDPDLAVVQTQNRVTQANASLPQTVLQSGITARKVSSDFALIFALWSPNGTYDSTFMKNYGDINIIEDLKRVKGVGNIGEYGADFGMRIWLLPDKMARFGITASDIAKAINEQNVQAPAGTIGQRPSLKQEFQYTAIIQGRLVEPEEFARIVIRSKPDGSFIRLGDVAKVEIGGRNYGFSCDVNDHPAIVFMIQPTTDANLLDTVTNCKKVIEEASKRFPPDMDYKMVIDTAKFVRESLKEVVKTLAIALLLVLMVVFMFLQSVRATLIPMLAIPVSLIGTFGAFLALGFSINTLTMFAMVLAIGLVVDDAIVVIEAVEHHMRYNGLSPRDATIRAMSEVSGPVVAIAFVLASIFIPVAFFGGMVGVLYKQFALTIAISMGLSAIVALSLTPALCSLLLKPYHPNAPTGLITKFFARFNDWFENIINRYGKGLVKVIQRSTLCITLLVVLLIASGGLIRIVPTSFVPPEDQGFYLNSVNLPEAASLDRTQEAGKKICKLLSSQSGVQDIVIVTGLDLLTRANKPNSANMFVGLTDWDERTAPELQVDQKIRQALALTRSLPEATVLSFNPPPLPGVGTMGGFTLMLEGRGSNSDEKMNQVSQEFLAAARKRPEIGTVYSNFRVDTPGYRFEVDRDKIKALGIPVDDVFSALQVFLGGLEVNDFNIFDRTYKVVIQAETKFRSDVDSSRFFFVRTETGKMVPLNTLVKPVPISGPSLIQRFNGYRAIKIGGAPAPGYSSGQALTAMEEVAAQTLPGSFSYEWADQSHEEKISGGRAPILFGLALLFMFLCLAALYESWSVPFAVILCVPTGIFGAFLFQYMRHLENNVYMQIGLVMLIGLMAKNAILIVEFAKVRVDKGMAPVQAAIEAATIRLRPILMTSLAFIIGCIPLAIATGAGSGARKAMGTAVVGGMLMSTILGAFLIPVLFVVIEKVTCKLAIFQQRLKWAQRKEE, from the coding sequence GTGTCTAAATTTTTTATTGACCGTCCAATTTTCGCCATAGTATTGTCCGTAATCATCACCCTGGTCGGTTTGATTGCCGCTTTTAATGTACCGATTGATCGGTATCCACAAATTACTCCTCCTCATGTTAGTGTCGACGCCAACTATCGCGGGGCTAATTCCCAGATAGTGGAGAGAACCGTTGCCCAGGTGCTCGAACAGCAGGTGAATGGTGTGGAAAATATGGTATCCATGTTATCCACCAGTGCTGATTCAGGTTCGTATCAACTGGATGTCCAGTTTGAATTAGGAAAAGACCCAGACTTAGCGGTGGTGCAAACGCAAAACCGAGTGACTCAAGCAAATGCCTCTTTGCCGCAGACGGTATTGCAGTCCGGTATTACCGCCCGCAAGGTGTCATCGGATTTTGCCCTGATTTTCGCATTATGGTCGCCGAATGGAACCTATGACAGTACCTTTATGAAAAACTACGGTGATATTAATATTATCGAAGATTTAAAACGCGTCAAGGGCGTGGGCAATATCGGCGAATACGGCGCCGATTTTGGCATGCGGATATGGCTGCTGCCCGACAAAATGGCCCGGTTTGGCATTACCGCAAGCGATATTGCCAAGGCTATCAACGAACAAAACGTCCAGGCCCCAGCCGGAACCATCGGCCAGCGGCCATCACTTAAACAAGAATTCCAATATACTGCTATCATCCAAGGCCGTTTGGTGGAGCCGGAGGAATTCGCCAGGATTGTTATCCGTTCGAAACCGGATGGGTCATTTATTCGACTCGGAGATGTGGCTAAGGTAGAAATTGGTGGCAGAAATTATGGCTTCTCCTGTGACGTTAACGATCATCCCGCAATCGTTTTTATGATTCAACCAACAACTGACGCCAATTTATTGGATACGGTTACCAACTGCAAAAAGGTAATTGAGGAGGCCTCCAAGCGATTTCCCCCTGACATGGATTATAAAATGGTCATCGATACGGCTAAGTTTGTACGAGAATCGCTGAAAGAAGTGGTAAAGACATTGGCTATCGCATTACTGTTGGTGTTGATGGTAGTTTTCATGTTTTTGCAAAGCGTGCGTGCCACCTTAATTCCCATGCTGGCCATTCCCGTATCGCTTATCGGAACCTTCGGTGCATTTTTAGCACTAGGCTTTTCTATCAACACCCTGACCATGTTTGCCATGGTACTAGCCATCGGCCTGGTGGTGGATGACGCCATTGTCGTCATTGAGGCAGTGGAACATCATATGCGCTATAACGGACTCAGTCCGCGGGATGCTACCATACGGGCGATGAGTGAGGTTTCGGGACCGGTTGTAGCCATTGCTTTTGTGTTGGCATCAATCTTTATTCCGGTGGCCTTTTTTGGCGGGATGGTGGGCGTATTGTACAAGCAATTTGCATTGACGATCGCTATTTCCATGGGGTTATCAGCCATAGTGGCGTTATCATTAACGCCGGCACTTTGCTCATTATTGCTCAAGCCTTATCATCCAAACGCACCTACAGGATTGATCACCAAGTTTTTCGCCAGGTTCAACGATTGGTTTGAAAATATAATCAATAGATATGGTAAGGGATTGGTCAAAGTAATTCAACGCTCGACTCTATGTATCACGCTACTAGTGGTCTTGCTCATTGCGAGCGGCGGATTAATCCGGATCGTGCCGACATCTTTTGTTCCGCCGGAAGATCAAGGCTTTTATCTTAACTCTGTGAATCTGCCGGAAGCGGCTAGTTTGGACCGTACGCAGGAGGCAGGTAAAAAAATCTGTAAACTGCTCAGTTCACAATCTGGCGTACAGGATATTGTCATTGTTACCGGCCTTGATCTTTTGACTAGAGCAAATAAGCCGAACAGCGCCAATATGTTTGTTGGACTTACCGACTGGGATGAAAGAACCGCTCCCGAACTACAGGTTGACCAGAAAATTCGTCAGGCGCTGGCACTTACACGTTCATTACCGGAGGCGACAGTGCTCTCTTTCAACCCTCCTCCCCTGCCTGGCGTCGGTACGATGGGGGGATTTACTTTGATGTTGGAAGGCCGGGGCAGCAACTCCGATGAGAAAATGAACCAAGTCTCCCAAGAATTTCTTGCCGCCGCCCGCAAACGTCCAGAAATCGGAACCGTTTATTCCAATTTTCGAGTGGATACTCCCGGTTACCGGTTTGAGGTTGATCGGGATAAAATAAAAGCCCTGGGTATTCCGGTGGACGATGTGTTTAGCGCATTGCAAGTTTTCCTGGGCGGCTTGGAGGTCAACGATTTCAATATTTTTGACCGAACCTACAAAGTAGTGATCCAGGCTGAAACCAAGTTTCGGAGTGATGTAGACTCCAGCCGGTTCTTTTTCGTGCGTACCGAGACAGGGAAAATGGTACCGCTGAATACGCTGGTAAAACCGGTACCGATTAGCGGCCCATCCCTGATTCAAAGGTTCAACGGCTACCGGGCCATTAAGATTGGCGGCGCTCCTGCCCCAGGCTATAGTTCGGGACAGGCATTGACTGCTATGGAAGAAGTAGCCGCACAGACACTGCCAGGCAGTTTTAGTTACGAATGGGCAGATCAAAGTCACGAAGAAAAAATCTCGGGTGGTCGTGCACCCATACTATTTGGTCTGGCGTTATTGTTCATGTTCTTATGTTTAGCAGCTCTTTATGAAAGTTGGAGTGTTCCCTTTGCTGTTATTCTCTGTGTACCCACCGGTATTTTCGGTGCTTTCTTATTCCAATATATGCGGCACTTGGAAAATAACGTTTACATGCAAATTGGGTTGGTAATGTTGATTGGGTTGATGGCCAAGAATGCTATACTAATCGTAGAATTTGCCAAAGTCAGGGTGGATAAAGGTATGGCTCCTGTGCAGGCAGCCATTGAGGCGGCTACCATCCGTTTACGGCCTATTCTAATGACTTCACTAGCATTTATCATCGGCTGTATTCCTTTGGCAATCGCTACGGGAGCCGGATCCGGTGCCAGAAAAGCCATGGGAACGGCAGTCGTTGGCGGTATGCTTATGTCTACGATTTTAGGGGCGTTTTTAATTCCAGTGCTGTTTGTTGTTATTGAGAAGGTAACATGCAAACTTGCTATATTTCAACAACGATTAAAGTGGGCGCAGCGAAAAGAGGAATGA
- a CDS encoding MFS transporter, producing MDSSVHVHHCSEFSYLCWQFYVTVNLAIVGTSYWRKQSSGGTDNWDILAVIEKTVLWPSFLFFIIVITYSTIMIFLPPYASDKGVTNIGLFFIIIALAMMFTRLTTGRIADRYGTARVLVPGMVLLGIALQILSVASSLPVFLIAAVFYGLGYGTVQPALNALVISLAPVERRGTANATFFCAQDIAGILGSVIWGIVAQAFGFSYIYSASAILMILAIILYLATTKHY from the coding sequence ATGGACAGCAGCGTTCACGTTCATCATTGCAGTGAATTTTCTTACCTATGTTGGCAATTTTATGTTACTGTCAACCTTGCCATTGTTGGTACTTCATATTGGCGGAAGCAAAGTAGCGGCGGGACTGACAACTGGGATATATTAGCAGTTATCGAGAAAACTGTTTTATGGCCGTCTTTCTTATTTTTTATCATTGTTATAACTTATTCTACCATTATGATTTTTTTGCCACCCTATGCGAGCGACAAAGGAGTAACAAATATCGGGTTATTTTTTATTATCATTGCATTGGCGATGATGTTTACAAGACTAACAACCGGACGAATCGCTGATCGGTATGGAACTGCCAGAGTTTTAGTACCTGGCATGGTTTTATTGGGAATTGCCTTGCAAATATTATCTGTAGCTTCATCATTGCCAGTATTTTTGATCGCTGCTGTATTTTACGGGTTGGGTTATGGAACCGTTCAACCTGCTTTGAATGCATTGGTTATTTCGCTTGCTCCGGTTGAAAGAAGGGGAACAGCCAATGCAACATTTTTTTGCGCGCAGGATATTGCAGGCATACTTGGTTCCGTTATTTGGGGAATTGTAGCACAGGCATTTGGATTTAGCTATATTTACAGCGCTTCAGCGATATTAATGATTTTAGCTATCATCTTGTATTTAGCAACTACTAAACACTACTAA
- a CDS encoding GNAT family N-acetyltransferase, translating into MGIRNAEITDWKDIQGLLKQLDYSDTDSFLQDKIKTLLNHPDERLLVYECDGKVVALISIHFIPQLALKGDFARISYFAVDNEIRSKGIGRELEEYCVSLAKDRKCDRIEVHCYSRRVANL; encoded by the coding sequence ATGGGAATTAGGAATGCAGAGATAACGGATTGGAAAGACATACAGGGACTGCTTAAACAACTAGATTATTCGGATACTGATTCATTCTTGCAAGATAAAATTAAAACGTTATTAAACCACCCTGATGAAAGGTTATTAGTCTATGAGTGTGATGGAAAGGTTGTTGCGCTTATATCCATTCATTTTATTCCGCAATTAGCTCTTAAAGGTGATTTTGCTAGGATAAGTTATTTCGCTGTAGATAATGAAATTAGAAGTAAAGGTATTGGGCGTGAATTAGAAGAATATTGCGTTTCCTTGGCAAAAGACAGAAAGTGCGATAGGATTGAAGTGCATTGCTATTCTAGGAGAGTGGCAAATTTGTAG
- a CDS encoding nitroreductase family protein, which translates to MGSIMSNIINRRSIRAYTSKKIDRTDIIQILTAASWAPSGNNLQPWRFSVITNAELIKELSSLTIYHNWVQSAPCLIAVFLDTKTVDDKISNIYLKHVQAIGAAIQNMLLTAHELGLGTCWIGEILKNEDKVKELIGISSEMQLMAIISVGYPSKDSKSRRMDISEIIINWL; encoded by the coding sequence ATGGGTTCAATAATGTCAAATATAATAAATCGTAGGAGTATCCGAGCCTATACTTCAAAAAAAATAGATCGAACCGATATTATTCAAATATTAACTGCAGCTAGTTGGGCTCCATCGGGGAATAATCTACAGCCTTGGCGATTTTCCGTAATAACAAATGCTGAATTAATAAAGGAATTATCCTCTCTTACAATTTATCATAACTGGGTACAAAGCGCGCCGTGCTTAATTGCGGTTTTTCTCGATACTAAAACTGTAGATGATAAAATATCAAATATTTACTTAAAACATGTTCAGGCAATTGGGGCAGCAATACAAAATATGCTGCTCACAGCACATGAACTTGGTTTAGGAACTTGCTGGATTGGGGAAATATTAAAAAATGAAGATAAAGTAAAGGAGTTGATAGGAATTTCAAGTGAAATGCAGCTTATGGCTATCATATCTGTTGGATATCCAAGTAAAGATAGTAAATCTAGAAGGATGGATATCTCTGAAATTATTATAAATTGGTTGTAA
- a CDS encoding MurR/RpiR family transcriptional regulator — MRNYNDLYLKLQKIINQSASNDPYKIIAKTLIENIDSFEHITIEKMAILSFTSTSTISRFVRSLGYKSFIDLKEYSKSNKVSRFISMNDNLKDLKFDKFHDNDILKNYIDTICNSLQNLKENIDLKKIDKINEMIYSNEHISIYGILLPGSLAKQYQLTMLSLGKYCEYYDLLNLDLSLTSEKSRLSLFFSVDGNFIESSREIIVKAKAKGEKLILVTQNPRIRLSNMFDEILYMGSCDSPKSGRYKLMLFIEILLNRYYITYYNDLM, encoded by the coding sequence ATGCGAAACTATAATGATTTATATCTTAAACTACAAAAAATAATTAATCAATCGGCTTCAAATGATCCATATAAAATTATTGCAAAAACTTTAATTGAAAATATAGATAGTTTTGAGCATATTACAATTGAAAAGATGGCAATACTATCTTTCACTTCAACTTCTACAATATCGAGATTTGTCAGATCCCTTGGGTATAAAAGTTTCATTGATTTAAAAGAATATTCTAAATCGAATAAAGTAAGTCGTTTTATAAGTATGAATGATAACCTTAAAGATTTGAAATTCGATAAATTTCATGACAATGATATTCTTAAGAACTATATAGATACAATTTGTAATTCACTTCAAAATTTGAAAGAAAATATTGACTTAAAAAAGATAGATAAAATAAATGAAATGATTTATTCAAATGAACATATATCCATATATGGCATTTTACTTCCAGGCTCTTTGGCTAAGCAATATCAATTAACTATGCTTTCTCTAGGCAAATACTGTGAATATTATGACTTGTTAAATTTGGATTTAAGTTTAACTTCGGAAAAAAGCAGGCTATCTTTGTTTTTTTCTGTAGATGGAAATTTTATAGAATCATCTAGGGAAATTATAGTAAAAGCCAAAGCAAAGGGTGAAAAACTTATCCTTGTAACTCAAAATCCAAGAATAAGACTATCTAATATGTTTGATGAAATTTTGTATATGGGTAGTTGTGATTCACCAAAGAGTGGTCGCTACAAATTGATGCTATTTATCGAAATATTGTTGAACAGATACTATATAACCTATTATAACGATTTAATGTGA
- a CDS encoding 6-phospho-beta-glucosidase: MKKLKIVTIGGGSSYTPELMEGFIKRYKEFPVSEIWLVDIEEGREKLEIVGAMAKRMWRASGYPCEVHLTLNRREALKNADFVTTQFRVGLLDARIKDERIPLKYGILGQETNGAGGMLKAFRTVPIILDIIKDMKELCPEAWLINFTNPSGMITEAAIKYGGFEKTIGLCNVPLRYMMMASEALDIPVAELDFKFAGLNHFHWHRVWDKTGKERTDEVIEVVYNPNSTKEFKGMENIKDIKMLYEQIKDLGLLPCSYHRYYYIMDEMLKDELEEFKKGETRAEIVKKLEAQLFELYKDPKLNYKPEQLSKRGGAYYSDVACEIINSIYNDKGTTMVVSTRNNGTISDLPHECIVEVSSLITSRGPQPLNWGHFDSAPRALVQHMKGMEETVTKAAVTGDYNKALHAFIINPLVPSGKIAKTLLDEMLVAHKKYLPQFREKITQLEAQLSH; encoded by the coding sequence ATGAAAAAGCTAAAAATTGTTACAATTGGTGGAGGCAGTAGTTATACTCCAGAATTAATGGAAGGTTTTATTAAACGATACAAGGAATTTCCAGTTTCGGAAATTTGGTTAGTTGATATTGAAGAAGGTAGGGAAAAGCTAGAAATAGTTGGGGCTATGGCAAAAAGAATGTGGAGGGCTTCTGGTTATCCTTGTGAGGTACATTTAACCCTTAATCGTAGAGAAGCCTTAAAAAATGCAGATTTTGTAACAACACAGTTTAGAGTTGGTCTTTTGGATGCTAGAATTAAAGATGAGAGAATTCCTTTAAAGTATGGAATATTGGGGCAAGAAACTAATGGGGCTGGCGGCATGCTTAAAGCTTTTAGAACAGTACCGATTATACTTGACATTATTAAAGATATGAAAGAATTATGTCCAGAAGCATGGCTTATTAATTTTACAAATCCATCAGGCATGATTACAGAAGCAGCAATTAAATACGGTGGATTTGAAAAAACTATTGGATTGTGTAATGTCCCGTTGAGATACATGATGATGGCAAGTGAGGCTTTAGATATTCCAGTTGCGGAATTAGACTTCAAATTTGCTGGACTTAATCATTTCCATTGGCATCGTGTTTGGGATAAGACCGGAAAGGAACGAACTGATGAAGTTATTGAAGTAGTTTATAATCCTAATAGTACTAAAGAGTTTAAAGGTATGGAAAATATAAAAGATATAAAAATGCTTTATGAACAAATCAAAGATTTAGGATTACTTCCCTGTTCCTATCACCGTTATTATTATATTATGGATGAGATGCTTAAAGATGAATTAGAGGAATTTAAAAAAGGAGAAACAAGAGCTGAAATAGTAAAAAAATTAGAAGCTCAGTTATTTGAATTATACAAAGATCCCAAATTAAATTATAAGCCCGAACAACTTTCAAAACGTGGTGGAGCTTATTATTCAGATGTAGCGTGTGAAATTATTAATTCTATTTATAATGATAAAGGGACTACTATGGTTGTAAGTACTAGAAATAATGGCACTATTTCAGATTTGCCTCATGAGTGCATTGTGGAGGTGTCATCACTTATAACGTCAAGGGGACCTCAGCCGCTTAATTGGGGACATTTCGATTCGGCACCAAGAGCTCTTGTTCAGCACATGAAGGGGATGGAAGAAACCGTAACTAAAGCCGCTGTGACGGGTGACTATAATAAGGCACTACATGCCTTTATAATAAATCCTTTAGTGCCTAGTGGGAAGATCGCAAAAACACTTTTAGATGAAATGTTAGTCGCTCATAAAAAATATCTCCCTCAATTTAGAGAAAAAATAACTCAACTAGAAGCTCAACTATCTCACTAA
- a CDS encoding Gfo/Idh/MocA family protein — MKIGIVGLGNICEKAYLPVITAVEGIDLIFCTRNKKRLEKLSQKYRVSSYVTSVDDLIALKVDAAFVHTSTESHVEIIEKLLTHHIHVYVDKPISYDYRESLRMAELSKRVGKILMVGFNRRFAPMYKALKEHGKANIVTIEKNRVGKPNDVTIFILDDFIHVVDTLRFLMDGEITDIKVHSLKKQGLLYNVVVTLSNENITAIGIMNRDSGVAEEVVEYMSSGNKLVVRDLVNATHFKENIETKIKFKDWDPILYRRGFYHTIECFLHAVKNNEPSTPSIEDSLVTHQICEQIINLINK, encoded by the coding sequence ATGAAAATTGGTATCGTAGGACTTGGTAACATATGTGAAAAGGCTTATTTACCAGTAATTACGGCTGTAGAAGGTATTGATTTAATATTTTGTACTAGAAATAAAAAAAGGTTGGAAAAATTATCACAAAAGTATAGAGTAAGTAGCTATGTTACATCAGTTGACGATTTAATCGCGTTAAAAGTAGATGCAGCTTTTGTACATACTTCTACAGAGTCTCATGTTGAAATAATAGAAAAACTTTTAACTCATCATATTCATGTTTATGTAGATAAACCAATAAGCTATGATTATAGAGAGTCATTAAGAATGGCTGAATTGTCAAAACGGGTTGGGAAAATATTAATGGTTGGTTTTAATAGAAGATTTGCTCCTATGTATAAAGCTTTGAAGGAACATGGAAAAGCTAATATAGTTACAATTGAAAAAAATAGAGTAGGTAAACCTAATGATGTTACTATATTTATTTTAGATGATTTTATTCATGTAGTAGATACCTTACGATTTTTAATGGATGGGGAAATAACAGATATAAAGGTTCATAGTCTTAAAAAGCAGGGATTATTGTATAATGTAGTTGTTACATTATCTAATGAAAATATAACTGCTATAGGAATTATGAATAGAGATAGCGGAGTGGCAGAAGAAGTTGTAGAGTATATGAGTTCAGGTAATAAATTAGTGGTAAGAGATTTAGTAAATGCAACACATTTCAAAGAAAATATCGAGACAAAGATTAAATTTAAAGATTGGGACCCAATTCTTTATAGAAGGGGTTTTTACCACACGATAGAATGCTTTTTACATGCAGTAAAAAACAATGAACCATCAACTCCTTCCATAGAGGATTCGTTGGTAACTCATCAAATATGTGAGCAAATCATTAATTTGATAAACAAATAA
- a CDS encoding cupin domain-containing protein, translating to MEFSEDVELPEHAHEGQWGIVLEGRIDLTIGQIKQTFIKGDRYFIPEGVHHSGKIYAGYSDITYFDQKSRYKPKEC from the coding sequence ATGGAATTTAGCGAAGACGTCGAATTACCCGAACATGCCCATGAAGGTCAATGGGGCATTGTTTTAGAAGGAAGAATTGATTTGACAATTGGTCAAATAAAACAAACTTTCATCAAAGGTGATCGCTATTTTATTCCAGAAGGAGTTCATCATTCCGGTAAAATTTACGCTGGTTATTCCGATATAACTTACTTTGATCAAAAATCAAGATATAAGCCTAAAGAATGCTAA
- a CDS encoding methyltransferase family protein produces the protein MQKNNSVWGVGPKIVTSTLVYLALTLYIDEIFHCFAIVSEKIFMLYFLSGILITIGLVIWVIAARTIFMMYKLDSLYKGGLYSFCRHPLYANFILILVPGLCLLTNSWIVFTTPFFMYLAFKYFIKEEEQCLIKQFGKTYIEYKEKVNSIVPKFH, from the coding sequence TTGCAAAAAAATAATTCAGTATGGGGCGTCGGCCCCAAAATTGTTACTAGTACGTTAGTCTATCTTGCCCTCACGTTATATATAGATGAAATCTTCCACTGTTTTGCTATTGTATCAGAGAAAATATTTATGCTATATTTTCTCAGCGGAATACTGATTACTATTGGTTTGGTGATTTGGGTCATTGCTGCTCGTACAATATTTATGATGTATAAATTAGATTCGCTCTATAAAGGCGGGCTATACTCATTTTGCCGCCATCCACTCTATGCAAACTTCATTCTTATTCTGGTTCCTGGACTTTGCTTATTAACTAATTCTTGGATTGTTTTTACAACGCCGTTTTTCATGTACCTTGCTTTCAAGTATTTTATTAAAGAGGAGGAGCAGTGTCTTATTAAACAATTTGGCAAGACTTATATAGAGTATAAAGAAAAGGTCAATTCAATCGTTCCAAAATTTCATTAA
- a CDS encoding DUF255 domain-containing protein yields the protein MDKIPNRLIDEKSPYLLQHAYNPVNWYLWGEEAFAKAEGRRQACVPEYRL from the coding sequence GTGGATAAAATACCTAATCGTTTGATCGATGAGAAGAGTCCGTATCTGTTGCAGCATGCGTATAATCCAGTGAATTGGTATCTGTGGGGTGAAGAGGCGTTTGCGAAGGCCGAAGGCAGAAGACAAGCCTGTGTTCCTGAGTATCGGCTATAG
- a CDS encoding MarR family winged helix-turn-helix transcriptional regulator: MLDLPDMQRCVCGNLRKTTRVITQFYDQHLQSTGLRSTQCALLRNVSLHKNIAVGELAAMLLMDQSTVTRNLEILNKHGYIKIIPENHDARKKSISITQNGEKKLEEAIPLWEEAQRKIEQVLGEQFNGFFETLQSINKLGK, encoded by the coding sequence ATGTTAGATTTGCCAGATATGCAACGCTGTGTTTGCGGTAATTTAAGAAAAACGACACGTGTGATTACTCAATTTTATGATCAACACCTACAATCAACTGGTTTACGTAGCACACAATGTGCATTGCTTCGAAATGTTTCATTGCATAAAAACATTGCTGTTGGTGAACTGGCTGCTATGCTGCTTATGGACCAAAGTACAGTCACGAGAAATCTGGAAATATTGAATAAGCATGGATACATTAAAATTATACCTGAAAATCATGACGCTCGAAAAAAATCGATTTCAATCACTCAGAACGGTGAAAAGAAGCTTGAAGAAGCTATACCGTTATGGGAAGAGGCGCAAAGGAAAATTGAACAAGTACTTGGGGAGCAGTTTAATGGTTTTTTCGAAACCTTACAATCCATCAACAAACTGGGCAAATAA
- a CDS encoding flavodoxin family protein, with product MRLTLFNGSPRKDWNTGILLKHVMKGAASNGAETELIHLYDLNYKGCRSCYACKRVGGKSYGSCAIQDDLTPIFKKVEESDALIFGSPIYYGNVTGEMRSFWERLLFPYSAFDSERSSLFKKKIRTGIIYTMAANEIQVREMGYEQNLHVMEMFIEKIFGEAESLFVIDTCHFEDYSQYVSTFFNAEEKLKRRQEEFPNDCQKAFEMGKKIVQPMFI from the coding sequence ATGAGACTAACACTATTTAACGGAAGTCCAAGGAAAGATTGGAATACTGGAATTCTCCTAAAACATGTAATGAAAGGCGCAGCATCAAATGGGGCAGAAACGGAACTCATCCACCTTTACGACTTAAATTACAAAGGTTGTAGAAGCTGTTACGCCTGTAAACGAGTGGGGGGAAAAAGCTATGGTAGTTGTGCGATTCAGGATGATCTAACGCCGATATTCAAAAAAGTGGAAGAATCGGATGCCTTGATTTTTGGTTCGCCTATCTATTACGGAAATGTCACAGGCGAGATGAGATCTTTTTGGGAACGGTTGTTGTTTCCATATTCAGCATTCGATTCGGAGCGTTCGTCTCTGTTTAAAAAGAAAATACGAACAGGAATCATTTATACCATGGCAGCGAATGAGATCCAGGTGAGGGAAATGGGTTATGAACAAAATCTCCATGTCATGGAAATGTTCATAGAGAAGATTTTTGGAGAAGCTGAATCACTATTTGTTATCGATACTTGCCATTTTGAGGACTACTCTCAATATGTTTCGACTTTTTTTAATGCAGAAGAAAAGCTAAAACGGCGCCAGGAAGAATTTCCCAATGACTGTCAGAAGGCTTTTGAAATGGGAAAAAAGATTGTTCAGCCAATGTTTATTTGA